A window of Punica granatum isolate Tunisia-2019 chromosome 8, ASM765513v2, whole genome shotgun sequence genomic DNA:
TTAGGTTGAAAAATGAGTCTCCGGCAATTTTCCCCAACTGTTTCGGTTGAATAGTATCTTTAGTTTGTCTTTTAGCTGTTCGCTGATATGTGATAAATTCTACGAAGTgagtatcttttttttctagcTAACCGGAGCGTACAGGCGTTGCCCGACTAATCCCAAGACTCTGTGAACTCCTCGCGATGTACATGGCGCTCTTATGGCTCTAGCGGGTTTCGAGCCCAAGATCGAGTAGATACTTATACTCTTCCTTACCATTGGGCTAAACCCCTTGAAGTTTGCGGAAACATTTATCAAGTAGTTTCTTCCCCTTTACATTGGTTTTACGTCTCCATGAcgtttttttaaattttgactCTGCAATATTATGTTGAATATATGCATGGAATAAAGAAACAATATTGCTGTGTGCATAGAGAGAGACATGTAAATTCAGTAGTCTATAAATATACTAATCGTGAAATCCGCGCGTTGCATGGGGTAAAATGTGATATGTTTCAATTggattatatatcatatatatgcttattttAACAATAAGATAAGTAAAACTATATAATCATTCTAAAACTATATAATCATtctatatatgaatatatatttattttaatgttaatatctatatattcgattagatattaaattcatcttaaataaaaaaattcaagattatcaaatattatatagatgaTAAAATTTTCTAGAAAGTTTATCATAATTAGGTTATGTCATCGGTACGGTCCACATACATGAAGATCaaggcaaaaagaaaaatatagctAAAAGGTAAAACCCCAGCTGAATAATATCAAATGCAATTGCAGTACAGTCGATGAATACGATAATTAACATAACATGCAAAGTCCTTATAAGATAATTTACAAGACAAACAGAAAATACGTGAGTACATAcagaaaacatatatatgatgtGGGAAGCGTACATACAAAAACAAGACAACTCACACAAACAGTCTCCACCTACATTCCAGAAATTCAGTTTACGGAAATGAAGCAATTGTCATCAGTTTGAACTGATCACTCGATCAAGCTAAGTCTAGAAAGATATCCGTGAATCCTATTCCAGCAACGTCCAGGCCAATTTTAAGAACTTCGCTTAATATTGATTCCAACTCATTTCTATCAGAACTCCTCCTCCGTTTCAAGACGATATGTATATTGTCATCGTCGTCCAACTGAGCAATGCTCTTCAAGGCCTCAATCACCATTTCTGTGTAGCAGTGCACATGAATGCGGTTCCTGCCCCCTGTCAACCTGTATGACCAACAGTAGAAATCTGTCGGGCCAGCTGGGGACGCTCCCTCAGGTCGTTTCTTGCCGCACCACACACAGCTATGTCTTTCCCCCGTTTGAAGCTCAAGGGGCACGCGGCTGTTGGTGTTGAATGTGGTGAGCTCAGCACAGCGCGGGTGCATGTTCAAGTCCTTGTTTCCCGTGGTCTGAGCGTGATAGCTGTAATGCCTGATCGGCATCCCGCACACCAGACAGTTCTTGGCCCATTTCTCATTTTTCGAATTCCTCCCTGtttttcatttcaaacttataatGTTAGGTTTGGGAAAGGAAACAcaaaagggaaaggaaaaacGAAGCTCCAAGCAAAACTAGTTAATTATTGATACAGATTCAGATGACAACCTTTCTGTGGAGTATCAAAAAGCATGAACACGGGGCCCGTGCTGAAGATGTTCTTGGGGCCGGGGCCAAGTTTGATTTCATCAGCAAGTCGAATGCAGCCCATGTGCCGATCCTCGCCGCAGTGATTGCACCGATATCTTTCAGCATCGTAACTTTCGACCCTGCAAACCTGGCATGTGAACGCCGTCTTGTATTTCTTCAACTCAAACCTG
This region includes:
- the LOC116188928 gene encoding uncharacterized protein LOC116188928 codes for the protein MAAVVTGPDAKPAASHCCRFELKKYKTAFTCQVCRVESYDAERYRCNHCGEDRHMGCIRLADEIKLGPGPKNIFSTGPVFMLFDTPQKGRNSKNEKWAKNCLVCGMPIRHYSYHAQTTGNKDLNMHPRCAELTTFNTNSRVPLELQTGERHSCVWCGKKRPEGASPAGPTDFYCWSYRLTGGRNRIHVHCYTEMVIEALKSIAQLDDDDNIHIVLKRRRSSDRNELESILSEVLKIGLDVAGIGFTDIFLDLA